From Chryseobacterium shandongense, the proteins below share one genomic window:
- the lipB gene encoding lipoyl(octanoyl) transferase LipB, with amino-acid sequence MNTYQNKVVEFEDLGTKDYQSAWDYQESLMKNIIDLKIKNRDLPAEKHTITPNHFLLVEHPHVYTLGKSGHEENMLAGIDKLKEIDATFVKVNRGGDITYHGYGQIVGYPILDLENFFTDIHKYMRNLEEVIIRTIAEYGLKGERSEGETGVWLDVGKPYARKICAMGVKASRWVTLHGFALNVNTDMRYFEYIIPCGIKDKQVTSLKRELERELTSEDVEDIKAKIRKHFAEVFEAELINKN; translated from the coding sequence ATGAATACATATCAGAATAAAGTTGTAGAATTTGAAGATTTGGGAACTAAAGATTACCAGTCAGCATGGGATTATCAGGAATCTCTGATGAAAAACATTATCGACCTAAAAATCAAAAACCGCGACCTGCCTGCTGAAAAGCATACCATCACACCCAACCATTTTCTTTTAGTGGAGCATCCTCATGTTTATACTTTAGGAAAAAGCGGTCATGAAGAAAATATGCTCGCCGGAATCGACAAATTAAAGGAAATTGACGCGACTTTTGTAAAGGTAAACCGCGGTGGGGATATTACTTATCACGGATACGGACAAATTGTAGGCTACCCTATTCTTGATCTTGAAAACTTTTTCACCGATATTCATAAATACATGCGTAACCTGGAAGAAGTCATCATCAGAACCATTGCAGAGTACGGACTGAAAGGAGAACGCTCCGAAGGAGAAACCGGAGTCTGGCTGGATGTGGGAAAACCCTATGCCCGAAAAATCTGCGCGATGGGCGTAAAAGCATCACGATGGGTTACCCTGCACGGTTTTGCATTAAATGTAAATACCGATATGCGCTATTTTGAATACATCATTCCATGTGGAATCAAAGATAAGCAGGTCACTTCTTTAAAAAGAGAACTGGAAAGAGAACTTACATCTGAAGATGTGGAAGATATCAAAGCAAAGATCAGAAAGCATTTTGCGGAGGTTTTTGAAGCTGAATTGATAAATAAAAATTAA
- a CDS encoding NAD(P)H-dependent oxidoreductase codes for MSLIEDLNWRHAVKAYDPSKKVSEEDLHKILEAARLAPTSSGLQPFRIIVVENQELKEKMVPGALNPEVMRDSSHVLVFAAWDSYSDEKIDKVYDYHTDVRDLPKGRFSSYTDKIKEIYGAQTPEEHFAHTARQTYIALGLAMAQAAELKIDSTPAEGFSNEVVDEILGLKELGLKSVSLLYLGYRDEKNDWLSHMKKVRIPMEEFIIKK; via the coding sequence ATGTCATTAATAGAAGATCTAAACTGGAGGCATGCCGTAAAAGCGTATGATCCTTCAAAAAAAGTTTCAGAAGAAGACTTACATAAAATTTTAGAAGCAGCAAGGCTTGCCCCTACTTCATCGGGTTTACAGCCTTTTCGTATCATCGTAGTAGAAAATCAGGAACTGAAAGAAAAAATGGTTCCGGGAGCTTTAAATCCTGAAGTAATGAGAGATTCTTCTCATGTTTTGGTGTTCGCCGCATGGGACAGCTATTCCGATGAAAAAATTGACAAAGTATATGATTATCATACCGATGTAAGAGATCTGCCGAAAGGCCGTTTTTCAAGCTATACGGATAAAATTAAAGAAATATACGGAGCACAGACTCCTGAAGAGCATTTTGCCCATACCGCCAGACAAACTTATATTGCGCTTGGCCTTGCCATGGCTCAGGCTGCTGAGCTGAAAATCGACAGCACCCCTGCAGAAGGGTTCAGCAATGAAGTAGTGGATGAAATTTTAGGGTTAAAAGAGTTGGGATTAAAAAGCGTAAGTTTGCTGTATCTTGGATATCGGGATGAAAAAAACGACTGGCTTTCCCACATGAAAAAAGTAAGAATTCCAATGGAGGAATTTATCATTAAAAAATAA
- a CDS encoding MarR family winged helix-turn-helix transcriptional regulator, translating into MQHQESLKLQNQLCFPLYVIAKEITGLYRPFLDELDITYPQYLVMMVLWENDGLSVNHIGEKIYLDSGTLTPLLKRLETKGFIMRKRKKEDERVVEVFLTETGKILQAKACEIPEKIYKKIDASEQDWLDLKKSVQKILNKIEK; encoded by the coding sequence ATGCAACATCAGGAATCTTTAAAACTGCAAAACCAGCTCTGCTTTCCGCTTTATGTGATTGCAAAAGAGATTACAGGTCTTTATCGTCCTTTTCTTGATGAGCTCGATATTACTTATCCTCAATATCTTGTCATGATGGTGTTGTGGGAAAACGACGGACTTTCCGTAAACCATATCGGGGAAAAGATTTACCTCGACAGCGGGACACTTACACCATTACTGAAAAGGCTGGAAACCAAAGGTTTCATTATGAGGAAAAGAAAAAAAGAAGACGAAAGGGTTGTTGAAGTTTTCCTCACGGAAACAGGGAAAATACTACAGGCAAAAGCCTGTGAAATTCCAGAGAAAATTTATAAAAAAATAGATGCTTCCGAACAAGACTGGCTTGATCTTAAAAAAAGTGTCCAGAAAATATTAAATAAAATAGAAAAATAA
- a CDS encoding organic hydroperoxide resistance protein, whose product MKTLYTTKVTATGGRNGHVKSDNGILDLDVKMPKALGGANDDFTNPEMLFAAGYSACFDSALNRVISLSKAQTGETTVTAEVSIGQIENGGFGLAVQLDVNIPGVSLEEAQSLTEKAHQICPYSNATRNNIEVKLSVTNN is encoded by the coding sequence ATGAAAACCTTATATACAACCAAAGTAACAGCAACCGGAGGAAGAAATGGCCACGTAAAAAGCGATAACGGAATCCTTGACCTTGATGTGAAAATGCCGAAAGCTCTTGGAGGAGCCAACGATGATTTCACCAACCCGGAAATGCTTTTTGCAGCAGGATATTCAGCGTGTTTCGACAGTGCCTTAAACAGAGTGATCTCTTTATCAAAGGCCCAAACTGGAGAAACAACGGTAACTGCAGAAGTGAGCATCGGACAAATTGAAAACGGAGGTTTTGGTCTGGCTGTTCAGCTTGATGTCAATATTCCCGGAGTTTCTCTGGAAGAAGCACAATCATTGACGGAAAAAGCACACCAGATTTGTCCTTACTCCAACGCGACAAGAAATAATATCGAGGTGAAACTTTCGGTAACCAATAATTAA
- a CDS encoding peptide deformylase, which produces MKKIAFLFVLFMSLLNAQKLTSDEIFIINQGDVATALPIYQTTDENQHRTLLKISTEIDPLEKNTAILVKRMKESLLSTDGGVGIAAPQVGINRKVIWVQRFDKPGEPLEYFINPVIVWRSELQNLGPEGDLSIPDFRDQFYRSKIIQLEYVDLKGQKYSEIVEGFTAVIFQHEIDHLFGILISDKKEKEKNNSYQKVDAFKKADSVTR; this is translated from the coding sequence ATGAAAAAAATAGCATTTCTCTTCGTTCTTTTTATGAGTCTTTTGAATGCTCAGAAGCTAACTTCTGATGAAATCTTTATTATTAATCAGGGCGATGTAGCCACCGCACTGCCTATCTACCAGACCACCGATGAAAATCAGCATAGAACCTTGCTCAAAATTTCTACGGAAATTGATCCGTTGGAAAAAAATACAGCCATTTTAGTAAAAAGAATGAAGGAGTCCTTACTTTCAACCGACGGAGGAGTAGGCATTGCGGCACCACAGGTCGGGATCAACCGCAAAGTGATCTGGGTACAGCGTTTTGATAAACCTGGCGAACCGTTAGAATATTTTATCAATCCGGTCATTGTCTGGAGATCGGAATTGCAAAATCTTGGACCCGAAGGCGACCTCTCGATTCCCGATTTCAGGGATCAGTTTTACAGAAGCAAGATAATCCAGCTTGAATATGTTGACCTGAAAGGGCAAAAATATTCGGAGATTGTAGAAGGATTTACTGCGGTCATCTTTCAGCATGAGATCGACCATCTATTCGGGATTTTAATTTCTGATAAAAAAGAGAAAGAAAAGAATAATTCGTATCAAAAAGTGGATGCTTTCAAAAAAGCGGATTCCGTAACCAGATAA
- a CDS encoding ChaN family lipoprotein, with protein sequence MKNIFSILLLAFFCSLNAQDFKAYQFYDKKGKEIRTDKLVKELADYDVVFFGENHNNSINHWLQLKVTEALYEKKSGRIILGAEMFERDNQEQLNKYLNGTFDAKTLKDSARLWNNFSTDYQPLVDFARAKKLPFIATNVPRRYASQTSKEGIESLNRLPEKEKNYIAKLPIKVTLETPGYPEMKKMMGDHAEEMKVMNFISAQSIKDATMAESILKNIQSGKTFIHYNGNYHSKEFGGIYWYIKQKNPNLKMAVISVFELEDPELNIPEKEYIPTDFNLILPADMTKTY encoded by the coding sequence ATGAAAAACATTTTCTCAATACTATTGCTTGCTTTTTTCTGCTCATTGAATGCTCAGGATTTCAAGGCCTATCAGTTTTATGATAAAAAAGGGAAAGAAATAAGAACCGACAAACTGGTCAAGGAATTGGCTGATTACGACGTTGTTTTCTTTGGTGAAAATCACAATAACTCCATCAATCACTGGCTGCAGCTTAAAGTTACCGAGGCACTTTACGAAAAGAAAAGCGGACGGATTATCCTTGGTGCCGAAATGTTTGAAAGGGATAATCAGGAACAGCTCAATAAATATCTAAACGGAACCTTCGATGCCAAAACCTTGAAAGATTCTGCACGATTATGGAATAATTTTTCAACCGATTATCAGCCTTTGGTCGACTTTGCTAGGGCTAAAAAATTGCCGTTTATTGCAACCAACGTTCCCCGCAGATATGCTTCCCAAACTTCAAAAGAAGGAATCGAATCCCTAAATCGTTTGCCTGAAAAAGAAAAAAACTATATTGCAAAGCTTCCGATTAAAGTGACGCTGGAAACTCCGGGTTACCCGGAAATGAAAAAGATGATGGGCGACCATGCGGAAGAAATGAAAGTGATGAATTTTATTTCAGCCCAGTCAATCAAAGATGCCACAATGGCGGAATCGATTCTAAAGAATATTCAATCCGGAAAAACATTCATACACTACAACGGAAATTACCACAGCAAAGAGTTTGGCGGAATTTACTGGTATATCAAACAGAAAAATCCCAACCTGAAAATGGCCGTTATCTCCGTTTTTGAATTGGAAGATCCCGAGCTGAACATTCCCGAAAAGGAATATATTCCGACGGATTTTAACCTGATATTGCCTGCGGATATGACGAAAACGTATTGA
- a CDS encoding hemin-degrading factor: protein MSTLVHDLKEKWEALKAENPHLRIRNAAAELGVSEAELLATNVGEGVTVLKPEFKDILTEAEQLGKVMALTRNDECVHERKGTYLNGDFSSPHAQLFVGEDIDLRIFLNHWKFAFAVVEGDKKSLQFFGKDGLALHKIYLTKDSNEAAFDTIVEKFKADEQHSILEFEAVARKAEEKPDSEIDVEGFQKAWRELKDTHDFFMMTRKFGVSRTQALRLAPEGFTQKIDSAKVVNVLEDASEKQLPIMIFVGNRGIIQIHTGNVKKTLWHQQWFNVMDPDFNLHLDVTKIAEAWIVKKPTEDGEVTAIEVFNKVGDFIVQFFGKRKPGIPELQEWKNLVADLEK from the coding sequence ATGAGCACATTAGTACACGATCTAAAAGAAAAATGGGAAGCTCTTAAAGCAGAGAATCCTCATTTGAGAATCCGTAATGCAGCTGCAGAACTGGGAGTAAGTGAAGCGGAATTGCTGGCTACAAATGTTGGTGAAGGCGTAACAGTTTTAAAGCCAGAATTTAAAGATATACTTACCGAAGCGGAACAGTTAGGAAAAGTAATGGCGCTTACCCGTAATGACGAATGTGTTCATGAAAGAAAAGGTACGTATCTGAATGGCGATTTCAGCAGTCCACACGCACAGCTTTTCGTGGGAGAAGATATTGACCTGAGAATTTTTCTTAATCACTGGAAATTCGCTTTTGCGGTGGTGGAAGGTGATAAAAAAAGCCTGCAGTTCTTCGGAAAAGACGGACTGGCTCTTCATAAAATATATTTAACCAAAGACAGTAATGAAGCTGCTTTTGATACAATAGTCGAAAAATTTAAAGCAGATGAGCAGCATTCAATCTTAGAATTTGAAGCTGTTGCTCGTAAAGCGGAAGAAAAACCAGATTCCGAAATTGATGTGGAAGGTTTCCAAAAAGCATGGAGGGAATTGAAAGACACCCACGATTTCTTCATGATGACCAGGAAATTCGGGGTGAGCAGAACACAGGCTTTAAGACTTGCTCCGGAAGGGTTTACTCAAAAGATAGACAGCGCAAAAGTGGTCAATGTATTGGAAGATGCTTCTGAAAAACAGCTTCCGATCATGATTTTTGTAGGAAACAGAGGGATCATCCAGATTCATACCGGAAATGTGAAAAAAACACTGTGGCATCAGCAGTGGTTTAATGTCATGGATCCGGATTTTAACCTTCATCTTGACGTCACAAAAATCGCTGAAGCATGGATTGTTAAGAAACCTACGGAAGATGGAGAGGTGACGGCTATTGAAGTGTTCAATAAGGTAGGAGATTTCATCGTACAGTTTTTCGGAAAAAGAAAACCGGGAATCCCGGAACTTCAGGAATGGAAAAATCTTGTTGCAGACCTTGAAAAATAA
- a CDS encoding class I SAM-dependent methyltransferase, whose protein sequence is MEKKDLQIIAQNLANPQGEKGIEIGEMMNHTNIGMTLESIQTLLIEDDEHILEIGHGNADHVKSILNKAINIKYTGIDISETMHQEAIRQNAAFEDQAGFVLYEGKKLPFQDKTFDKIFTVNTVYFWEQPVDYLNEIYRVLKDNGTFVLTFGQREFMEKLPFTQFDFKLYSNSEMEETVSKSHFKRMKISGREEQIKSKTSQETITRNYTILTIKK, encoded by the coding sequence ATGGAAAAAAAGGATTTACAAATAATAGCACAGAACCTTGCGAATCCACAGGGAGAGAAGGGAATTGAAATTGGTGAGATGATGAATCACACCAATATCGGAATGACGCTGGAAAGTATTCAGACGCTTTTAATAGAAGACGATGAACACATCCTTGAAATCGGGCATGGAAATGCAGACCATGTAAAAAGCATTTTAAACAAAGCCATAAATATAAAATATACCGGAATTGATATTTCCGAAACCATGCATCAGGAAGCAATAAGACAAAATGCAGCATTTGAAGATCAGGCAGGTTTTGTTTTGTATGAAGGAAAGAAATTACCATTTCAGGATAAAACTTTCGACAAAATATTTACGGTAAACACCGTGTATTTCTGGGAGCAGCCGGTTGACTATTTAAATGAAATATACCGCGTCCTGAAAGACAACGGAACTTTTGTCCTCACTTTCGGACAAAGAGAATTTATGGAAAAACTGCCTTTCACACAGTTTGATTTCAAATTGTACAGCAATAGTGAAATGGAAGAAACCGTTTCCAAAAGCCACTTTAAAAGAATGAAAATTTCAGGACGGGAAGAGCAGATCAAAAGCAAAACATCACAAGAAACAATAACAAGAAATTATACAATTTTAACCATTAAAAAATAA
- a CDS encoding heme ABC transporter ATP-binding protein, protein MIKAHQISYQHKEFHILDSVDVHLGYGEFLAIVGPNGAGKSSLLSILANEVKSKHRILFKDKNISEWKVNDLSKHKAKFSQHNSNDIPLEVKDVVMMGRYPYFDAQPAQEDYEAMNNMMYETDVFHLKEREYSTLSGGEKQRVHLSRVMAQLHNEIAHKVLFLDEPLNNLDVKHQYKALEIIKKFTEKANSAIVVLHDLNLAAQYADKVLLMKSGRVAACGTPAEVFTAENISEAYNFPCTICEHPITAKPMIIFG, encoded by the coding sequence ATGATAAAGGCGCATCAGATCAGTTATCAACACAAAGAATTTCATATTTTGGATTCGGTGGATGTTCATCTCGGATATGGTGAATTTCTTGCCATTGTAGGTCCGAACGGAGCAGGAAAATCCAGTCTTCTGAGTATTCTGGCCAATGAAGTCAAATCAAAACACCGGATTTTATTTAAAGATAAAAATATCAGCGAGTGGAAGGTTAATGATCTTTCAAAACATAAAGCAAAATTTTCCCAGCACAACAGCAACGATATCCCGCTTGAAGTAAAGGATGTCGTGATGATGGGCCGCTATCCGTATTTCGATGCGCAGCCGGCACAGGAAGATTATGAAGCTATGAACAACATGATGTATGAAACCGATGTTTTCCATCTGAAAGAAAGGGAATATAGCACTTTGTCAGGGGGAGAAAAGCAAAGGGTACATTTATCCAGGGTAATGGCGCAGCTTCACAATGAGATTGCCCATAAAGTCCTTTTCCTTGATGAGCCTTTGAATAATCTGGACGTAAAGCATCAATATAAAGCTTTGGAAATTATTAAAAAATTCACCGAAAAAGCCAACTCTGCCATTGTTGTTCTTCATGACCTTAATCTTGCAGCGCAATATGCGGATAAAGTTTTATTGATGAAATCGGGACGTGTAGCAGCCTGCGGAACACCGGCGGAAGTTTTTACTGCAGAAAACATCAGTGAAGCTTACAATTTTCCCTGCACGATCTGTGAGCATCCCATTACCGCTAAACCAATGATTATTTTCGGATGA
- a CDS encoding FecCD family ABC transporter permease, giving the protein MKTQSKLYVYLIISAILLVIIAVWSLNTGVYDFGEQSVFEILGKIIKGDSTVSLSDQYVVWDVRAARIVMAILIGSMLAVSGTSLQGLFKNPLATGDLIGLTSGATLLAAITIVLGGHFRQYLPEAVQFSLVGIAAFIGSFLSMLLVYRISTNGGKTNVVMMLLSGVAITAIGFSVTGFLIYISKDDQLRDLTFWNLGSLAAATWTKNIILTTVLIISYIILLPKGKALNAMMLGEKDAQHLGINVEVLKKQIIIITALMIGSCVAFSGTIGFVGLIVPYILRLLFKSNYTFILPLSAIFGSILLLTADTFSRSIVEPSELPIGILTALMGGPIFIAILVKFKKSLL; this is encoded by the coding sequence TTGAAAACTCAAAGTAAATTATACGTTTACCTTATCATAAGTGCCATACTGCTTGTCATCATAGCAGTATGGTCACTCAATACCGGAGTTTATGACTTCGGAGAACAGTCTGTGTTTGAAATTCTGGGAAAAATAATTAAAGGAGATTCAACAGTATCACTGAGTGACCAATATGTAGTCTGGGACGTGAGAGCTGCCAGAATTGTCATGGCCATACTCATCGGAAGTATGCTTGCCGTTTCCGGAACAAGCCTTCAGGGATTATTTAAAAATCCGCTTGCAACAGGAGATTTAATAGGACTCACATCGGGTGCAACATTATTGGCCGCAATTACTATTGTTTTAGGAGGACATTTCAGACAATATCTTCCTGAAGCCGTACAATTTTCGCTGGTAGGTATTGCCGCTTTTATCGGTTCTTTTTTATCAATGCTGCTGGTGTACAGAATTTCCACAAACGGAGGAAAAACCAATGTGGTTATGATGCTATTAAGCGGAGTTGCCATTACGGCCATCGGGTTTTCTGTTACCGGATTTTTAATTTATATTTCAAAAGACGATCAGCTGAGAGATTTAACATTCTGGAATTTAGGAAGTTTAGCCGCTGCAACCTGGACGAAAAATATCATTTTAACTACAGTTTTAATAATTTCCTACATCATTTTACTACCAAAAGGAAAGGCTTTAAACGCTATGATGCTGGGTGAAAAAGATGCGCAGCATTTGGGAATCAATGTGGAAGTACTGAAAAAACAGATCATTATTATTACGGCACTGATGATCGGCAGCTGTGTGGCATTTTCAGGGACTATTGGATTTGTCGGTCTTATTGTACCGTATATTTTAAGGCTTTTATTTAAATCCAACTATACTTTTATTCTTCCGTTATCAGCAATCTTCGGAAGTATTTTATTGCTGACGGCGGATACATTCAGCAGGAGCATTGTTGAGCCTTCTGAACTTCCCATTGGGATTTTAACGGCACTGATGGGAGGTCCTATTTTCATTGCGATTTTAGTCAAATTCAAAAAATCATTGTTATGA
- a CDS encoding heme/hemin ABC transporter substrate-binding protein produces MKKFILAASVLIAVYSCKKEEGAKTETQTETQAETPKSGNKIVTLNGGITEIVAALGHEKEIVGTDVTSTYPESLKATAKDLGHVRSMTIEPIMAVSPTLILASDKDINPELMGKIKSSGIKTEIFKQEFTVDGTKKLIANVAKAVGNTDYQKLNDKIDSDLKQIQPIAKKPKVLFIYARGNMLMVSGKNTPMSSLIEIAGGENAVNDFEDFKPLTPEAVVKANPDVLFFFTSGLQGAGGNEGALKMPGVAQTNAGKNKKIIAMDGGLVSGFGPRLGEAAVALNKLLIENSK; encoded by the coding sequence ATGAAAAAATTCATTCTTGCAGCTTCTGTGCTGATAGCAGTATATTCCTGCAAAAAAGAAGAGGGTGCTAAAACGGAAACTCAAACAGAAACGCAAGCGGAAACACCAAAATCCGGCAATAAAATTGTAACGCTTAACGGCGGAATTACAGAAATTGTAGCTGCATTAGGCCACGAAAAAGAAATCGTGGGAACAGATGTTACCAGTACATATCCGGAATCGCTAAAAGCTACCGCTAAAGATTTAGGGCATGTAAGATCGATGACGATTGAACCGATTATGGCCGTATCTCCGACTTTAATTTTAGCCTCGGATAAAGACATCAATCCGGAACTGATGGGAAAAATCAAATCTTCCGGAATTAAAACTGAAATTTTTAAACAGGAATTTACCGTAGACGGAACCAAGAAACTGATTGCTAACGTGGCAAAAGCGGTCGGAAATACAGATTACCAAAAGCTTAACGATAAAATTGATTCGGACTTAAAACAGATTCAGCCTATTGCTAAAAAGCCGAAAGTATTATTCATCTATGCCAGAGGAAATATGCTGATGGTTTCAGGAAAAAATACACCGATGTCTTCTTTAATCGAAATTGCAGGAGGCGAAAATGCGGTTAATGACTTTGAAGATTTTAAACCCTTAACACCGGAAGCTGTCGTAAAAGCAAATCCGGATGTTTTATTCTTCTTCACGAGCGGATTGCAGGGAGCGGGAGGAAACGAAGGAGCACTTAAAATGCCGGGTGTTGCACAAACCAACGCCGGGAAAAACAAAAAGATTATTGCGATGGACGGAGGATTGGTTTCCGGTTTTGGGCCAAGATTAGGAGAAGCTGCTGTAGCACTAAACAAACTGCTCATTGAAAACTCAAAGTAA
- a CDS encoding HmuY family protein, which translates to MKKILYCLLIGASFIAQSCINDNEDPVSVAKIEGAIADPRVGGAKQPNQVWIDLSETDPITKGPVQKLTRRTDWDLALYSGPEFKAVLNSSIMMAAAKIPNVTDFSQVTEATVSTLKNQVQVANFNPANEVYIDDVKGDFPYGYTAIEEIKANDSENGVYLVNMGKEIYTGSVPVGSVATGGDSRGWKKVQIVRSGEGYKVKSADIDGSNYYEVTVNKNAAYNYNFISLKNKSEVSIQPERKKWDLCFTVFTNTISGAGSYIYADFVTINNVGGTGAYEVIVPAGTSGVETYNNFKTSDINPSKFIYNDQRVIGSNWRNPVGTNGLEVYGDRFYILKDPNGYYFKLRFTRLTKANTDDQGVKDERGFPSFEYKPL; encoded by the coding sequence ATGAAAAAAATACTCTATTGTTTGCTGATAGGAGCTTCCTTTATAGCTCAATCCTGCATTAACGATAATGAAGATCCTGTATCAGTAGCTAAAATAGAAGGAGCCATTGCAGATCCGAGGGTAGGCGGGGCAAAACAACCCAATCAGGTGTGGATTGACCTCAGTGAAACAGATCCGATAACGAAAGGACCTGTACAAAAACTGACCAGAAGAACCGATTGGGATCTCGCCCTTTATTCAGGACCGGAATTTAAAGCGGTGTTGAATTCGTCCATCATGATGGCTGCAGCTAAAATTCCCAATGTTACCGATTTCAGCCAGGTAACAGAAGCCACGGTTTCCACCTTGAAAAATCAGGTTCAGGTAGCCAATTTCAATCCTGCCAATGAAGTTTATATCGATGATGTTAAAGGAGATTTTCCTTACGGATATACTGCTATTGAAGAAATCAAAGCCAATGATTCTGAAAACGGAGTTTACCTGGTCAATATGGGAAAAGAAATCTACACCGGTTCTGTACCTGTTGGTTCCGTTGCGACAGGAGGCGACAGCCGCGGCTGGAAAAAAGTACAGATTGTACGTTCAGGAGAAGGATATAAAGTAAAATCTGCCGATATAGACGGAAGCAATTATTATGAAGTAACAGTGAATAAAAATGCTGCATACAATTACAATTTTATCAGCTTAAAAAATAAAAGCGAAGTCTCCATTCAGCCCGAAAGGAAAAAATGGGACCTTTGTTTCACGGTATTCACAAACACTATTTCCGGAGCGGGAAGTTACATTTATGCAGATTTTGTAACGATTAATAATGTTGGCGGAACAGGTGCTTATGAAGTGATTGTTCCAGCAGGAACTTCAGGAGTAGAAACGTATAATAATTTTAAAACTTCTGATATTAATCCTTCAAAATTCATTTACAATGATCAGCGTGTCATCGGTTCCAACTGGAGAAATCCTGTAGGTACGAATGGTCTGGAAGTATATGGTGACCGTTTTTATATCCTGAAAGATCCCAACGGATATTATTTCAAGTTGAGGTTTACAAGACTTACCAAAGCCAATACGGACGATCAGGGCGTTAAAGATGAAAGAGGCTTCCCTTCTTTCGAGTATAAACCTTTATAA